In a genomic window of Desulfobacterales bacterium:
- a CDS encoding response regulator — translation MDPFEELKKAKTLLVDDDEFIRNSVDLAFRTRGCELHVVENAEDGLQAVKDRQFNIIISDLRLPGINGLDFLKLTSVTHPKAIRFLITAYRDDRFVSEAIRSGIHQLIDKPFTINVLVSMLAVELKRQSKDNSN, via the coding sequence ATGGACCCATTTGAAGAACTGAAAAAAGCGAAGACCCTGCTGGTCGATGACGATGAGTTTATTCGCAACTCCGTTGATCTGGCCTTTCGAACCCGTGGCTGTGAGCTGCATGTGGTCGAAAATGCTGAAGACGGCCTTCAGGCCGTGAAAGACCGGCAGTTTAATATCATCATCAGTGATTTGCGCTTGCCCGGTATCAACGGTTTGGATTTTTTAAAACTGACCTCCGTCACCCACCCCAAAGCGATTCGGTTTCTGATCACCGCCTACCGCGACGACCGCTTTGTTTCCGAAGCCATTCGCAGCGGCATTCATCAACTTATAGATAAACCTTTCACTATTAACGTTCTTGTCAGCATGCTGGCTGTTGAATTGAAACGCCAATCCAAAGACAATTCCAATTAA
- a CDS encoding STAS domain-containing protein, whose translation MEIQNKVENGVLIVSIDGRLDAANAPVAEDEIKKALGEEQNRLLFDLSELEYLSSGGLRVILGAAKEIRRREGKVALAALKEYVYEIFEISGFNAMIPIKDTLDEGMTEVSS comes from the coding sequence ATGGAGATTCAAAACAAAGTGGAGAACGGCGTGTTAATCGTTAGCATTGACGGCCGCCTTGACGCTGCAAATGCACCAGTTGCCGAAGATGAAATCAAAAAAGCGTTGGGAGAAGAACAAAACCGGTTGCTTTTTGACTTAAGCGAACTGGAGTACCTCAGCAGTGGTGGGTTGCGTGTTATCCTGGGGGCCGCCAAGGAAATCCGGCGCAGAGAAGGCAAAGTAGCACTTGCCGCCCTCAAAGAATACGTTTATGAAATTTTTGAGATCAGTGGGTTTAACGCCATGATTCCTATCAAAGATACCCTTGATGAAGGCATGACGGAAGTATCATCATAG
- a CDS encoding response regulator, with the protein MMTEDKNAEEAILLVDDNPTNLQLLFETLDGRGYKLLIAKDGKSALSIAGKAQPNLILLDIMMPEIDGYEVCRQLKANPATAEIPVIFLSALTETKDKVQGLDLGAVDYVTKPFQPDEVIARVNTHLTIYRLNKKLQEANDLLEERVKKRTTQLEELNRAYQRFVPREFLNLLMKESILDVILGDQTAQQMTVLFSDIRGWTTLSEDMTAQESFNFINAFLNRISPVITAHQGFIDNFQGDGMLALFPDSADDGVQAAIAMHAAVAEYNNDRQKKGYQPIGIGVGLHIGDLMLGIIGHAERMQGTVVADAVNLASRLEGLTRVYGSSISISEPTLKQLIDPDKYKHRFVDKVQVKGKKDPVSVHEVFDGDPPATIELKEQTKDDFEQGLCLYYDRKFSEASVKFNQVLEKHPEDRAARIYLKRSANYMVNGVPEDWTGVEVLTQK; encoded by the coding sequence ATGATGACCGAAGATAAAAATGCAGAAGAAGCCATCTTGCTGGTGGACGACAACCCCACCAATCTTCAGCTGCTGTTTGAAACCCTTGATGGCCGCGGCTATAAACTGCTGATTGCCAAGGACGGCAAATCAGCCCTGTCCATCGCCGGCAAAGCCCAGCCGAATCTGATATTGCTGGACATTATGATGCCGGAAATCGATGGCTATGAAGTCTGCCGCCAGTTAAAAGCCAATCCGGCCACTGCAGAGATACCCGTTATTTTTCTTTCAGCGCTGACCGAAACCAAGGACAAGGTGCAGGGGCTGGACCTGGGGGCAGTGGATTATGTGACCAAGCCGTTTCAGCCGGATGAAGTCATCGCCCGCGTCAACACTCACCTTACGATATACCGGCTTAACAAAAAGCTTCAGGAAGCCAACGATCTACTGGAAGAACGTGTCAAAAAGCGAACAACTCAGTTGGAAGAGCTCAATCGTGCCTATCAGCGTTTTGTTCCCCGGGAGTTTTTAAACCTGCTGATGAAGGAAAGTATCTTAGACGTTATCCTGGGAGATCAAACCGCCCAGCAGATGACCGTGTTGTTTTCGGACATCCGGGGCTGGACCACCCTTTCAGAAGACATGACCGCCCAAGAGAGTTTTAACTTTATCAATGCTTTTTTAAATCGGATCAGCCCGGTCATAACTGCCCACCAGGGATTTATCGACAATTTCCAGGGTGACGGCATGCTGGCGCTGTTCCCGGATTCAGCGGATGACGGTGTTCAGGCGGCGATTGCCATGCATGCAGCCGTTGCAGAATACAACAACGACCGCCAGAAAAAAGGTTATCAGCCCATCGGCATAGGCGTCGGGCTGCATATTGGTGATTTGATGCTGGGTATCATCGGCCACGCAGAGCGCATGCAGGGCACCGTTGTGGCCGATGCGGTCAATCTGGCCTCGCGCCTGGAAGGATTAACCCGCGTATATGGATCTTCGATCAGCATCAGTGAGCCCACCCTCAAACAGTTAATAGATCCAGACAAATATAAACATCGTTTTGTCGACAAAGTTCAGGTTAAAGGCAAAAAAGACCCGGTCTCGGTGCATGAGGTCTTTGACGGTGACCCACCCGCCACCATTGAGCTAAAAGAGCAGACCAAAGACGATTTTGAACAGGGGCTTTGTCTGTATTATGACCGCAAATTCTCCGAGGCCAGCGTCAAGTTTAACCAGGTTTTGGAGAAACACCCCGAGGATCGCGCCGCCCGCATTTATCTGAAACGCTCCGCCAACTATATGGTCAACGGGGTGCCGGAGGATTGGACGGGGGTGGAGGTCTTAACGCAGAAGTAA